One Olleya sp. Hel_I_94 genomic window, GCGCGAAGATTGCCACGTCTGTATTTCAGAAGGGTTTGAGGCACTTACCCGAATAAGAATATCCAATGCAAATAAATCAATCGTAGCAAGTCTTAATGTCCTGAATTCTGATATTCTGTTGCCCAATGAAATCGGGCTATCAGATGCTGCTGCGAAAAAACTGAATGTTTCCCCAAATGATACATTATATGTTTCCCATTTAGAACCAATTGAATCTTTAAGCCACGTCAGGGCGAAAATTTATAATCAAAAACTGGATTATTCAGCATTTAATGAAATCATAACCGATATAGTTGAAGGCGATTATTCCAACATCCACCTTTCGGCATTTATTACGGCCTGTGCAGGTGACCGACTGGATATTGACGAAATATCTGACCTTACCAAAGCAATGATTGCTTCTGGTAAGCAAATGAATTGGGACAAAGAAATTGTGGTCGATAAACATTGCATTGGCGGATTGCCTGGAAATAGAACCACCCCATTAGTGGTTGCTATTGTCGCTGCGTATGGACTTACAATGCCTAAAACATCCTCACGCGCCATCACTTCGCCAGCAGGCACAGCGGATACTATGGAAGTACTGACTAATGTGACGCTTTCTTTAGAAGAAATAAAGACCGTGGTAGAAAAAGAAGGCGGTTGTTTTGTTTGGGGCGGAACAGCCCATTTAAGTCCTGCGGATAATGTGCTCATCAAAATTGAAAAAGCCTTGGATATTGATAGTGAAGGGCAGCTCATTGCTTCGGTACTCTCTAAAAAAGCAGCAGCTGGTTCCACTCACGTGGTCATTGATATTCCCGTGGGTGAAACCGCCAAGGTTCGCAGTACCGAAATGGCTCAAAAACTAAAAAATCATATGGAAACCGTTGGGACATCTGTTGGCTTGAATGTAAAAGTTGTCATCACAGATGGCTCACAACCTGTCGGAAGGGGTATCGGCCCCACTTTAGAAGCCATTGATATTTTAAAAGTTTTGAAAAATGAAGCAGATGCACCAAAAGACCTAACAGAAAGAGCATTGCTTTTAGCCGCTGAACTAATAGAGCTTTCTGGCAAAGTAGAAAAAGGGAAAGGGTTAGAAACCGCACATCAAATTCTCACATCTGGTCAGGCTTATAAAAAATTCCTTGCTATTTGTAATGCGCAAGGTCGCTTTTCAAAACCTGTTTTAGCACCCTATAAAACCGAAATTAGAGCAGAAAACTCTGGGGTTTTA contains:
- a CDS encoding thymidine phosphorylase family protein, whose protein sequence is MDTHSNILKYKHLGIYTQNENVVYMREDCHVCISEGFEALTRIRISNANKSIVASLNVLNSDILLPNEIGLSDAAAKKLNVSPNDTLYVSHLEPIESLSHVRAKIYNQKLDYSAFNEIITDIVEGDYSNIHLSAFITACAGDRLDIDEISDLTKAMIASGKQMNWDKEIVVDKHCIGGLPGNRTTPLVVAIVAAYGLTMPKTSSRAITSPAGTADTMEVLTNVTLSLEEIKTVVEKEGGCFVWGGTAHLSPADNVLIKIEKALDIDSEGQLIASVLSKKAAAGSTHVVIDIPVGETAKVRSTEMAQKLKNHMETVGTSVGLNVKVVITDGSQPVGRGIGPTLEAIDILKVLKNEADAPKDLTERALLLAAELIELSGKVEKGKGLETAHQILTSGQAYKKFLAICNAQGRFSKPVLAPYKTEIRAENSGVLKRIDNRKIAKLAKLSGAPQSKSAGILLNVHLNEKIEIDQLLYTIYAESKGELNYALEYKNNHNDIITII